From Desulfovibrio inopinatus DSM 10711, the proteins below share one genomic window:
- a CDS encoding anaerobic sulfatase maturase, with product MTANNDFTIMVKPVGPDCNLSCSYCFYRSKASLFSDPHPRMDMRLLERFIIAYFEQHPGPVVPFTWQGGEPLLAGLEFFEHIQRLQRRHAPEGKTAFNAVQTNATLLNRDVARFFARNGWLVGISLDGPAACHDVYRRRAGRPTHGQVMSGLANLRKYRVEYNILCAVHAANQDQPEAVYRFLRDEAGANFIQFIPIVACGQGEPSPARVEPAAFGRFLSSVWDMWRQTDVGRVFVGHFDAALAAHLGQPGSLCAMAQDCGRALVLEHDGSLYTCDHFVDAEHCLGNIENQSLADLLASPTLSEFGRCKSGALPEACQACALRFACGGGCPKDRFSPSPGTPIAQYLCPGLTAFLTHADPDLADMAAVIRQQPAFRRATT from the coding sequence ATGACTGCCAACAACGATTTCACCATCATGGTCAAGCCGGTTGGGCCGGACTGTAATTTGAGCTGTTCTTATTGCTTTTACCGCTCAAAAGCTTCCCTCTTTTCTGATCCACATCCCCGCATGGATATGCGTCTTCTTGAGCGCTTTATCATCGCCTATTTCGAGCAGCATCCCGGGCCGGTGGTGCCGTTTACCTGGCAGGGCGGGGAGCCGTTACTTGCCGGGCTGGAGTTTTTTGAACACATCCAACGGTTGCAGCGTCGTCATGCACCGGAAGGAAAAACGGCCTTCAACGCCGTGCAGACCAACGCCACCCTGCTCAATCGTGATGTTGCCCGATTCTTTGCCCGAAACGGCTGGTTGGTCGGCATCAGCCTCGACGGACCGGCGGCATGTCATGACGTCTATCGTCGCCGTGCCGGACGGCCGACGCATGGCCAGGTGATGAGCGGACTCGCCAATCTGCGGAAATATCGTGTCGAATACAATATTCTGTGTGCGGTCCATGCCGCCAATCAGGACCAGCCCGAAGCGGTGTATCGATTTTTGCGCGACGAGGCCGGAGCAAATTTTATCCAATTCATTCCCATCGTTGCCTGTGGCCAGGGAGAGCCGAGCCCGGCCCGTGTCGAGCCGGCCGCCTTCGGTCGTTTTCTGTCGAGCGTGTGGGACATGTGGCGACAGACAGACGTTGGTCGGGTGTTTGTCGGACATTTCGACGCGGCCTTGGCCGCGCATCTCGGCCAACCCGGCAGCCTGTGCGCCATGGCCCAGGATTGCGGCCGGGCGCTGGTTTTGGAACATGACGGCAGCCTGTACACCTGCGACCACTTTGTCGATGCCGAGCATTGCCTCGGCAATATAGAAAACCAGTCGCTTGCCGATCTCCTGGCGAGTCCAACCTTGAGCGAATTCGGAAGATGCAAATCCGGGGCACTGCCGGAAGCCTGTCAGGCCTGTGCGCTCCGCTTCGCTTGTGGGGGCGGATGCCCCAAAGATCGATTTTCCCCTTCGCCGGGCACGCCGATTGCACAATATTTGTGTCCGGGACTTACCGCGTTTCTGACGCATGCCGACCCGGACCTCGCCGACATGGCCGCGGTTATCCGCCAACAACCCGCCTTTCGGCGTGCGACGACATGA